The following proteins are encoded in a genomic region of Schistocerca serialis cubense isolate TAMUIC-IGC-003099 chromosome 9, iqSchSeri2.2, whole genome shotgun sequence:
- the LOC126418586 gene encoding small nuclear ribonucleoprotein Sm D3 codes for MSIGVPIKVLHEAEGHIVTCETNTGEVYRGKLIEAEDNMNCQMTNITVTYRDGRVAQLENVYIRGSKIRFLILPDMLKNAPMFKRQGNKGTGGAGRGKSAILRAQAARGRGRGTRGRGASSWGGGGSGGGGGSSGRRDRP; via the exons ATGTCTATTGGTGTTCCTATAAAAGTTCTGCACGAAGCAGAAGGTCATATTGTAACATGTGAAACGAATACTGGTGAAGTTTACCGAGGGAAGTTGATTGAAGCGGAAGACAATATGAATTGCCAGATGACAAATATAACAGTAACATACAGAGATGGCAGAGTTGCCCAACTAGAAAATGTCTACATTAGAggatcaaaaattagatttttgatATTGCCAGATATGTTAAAGAACGCTCCGATGTTTAAAAGACAGGGTAACAAAGGGACTGGAGGTGCTGGGAGAGGAAAATCGGCGATTTTGCGAGCTCAGG CTGCTCGTGGAAGAGGACGCGGGACACGTGGAAGGGGTGCATCATCATGGGGTGGTGGTGGTTCTGGTGGAGGCGGTGGCTCAAGCGGCAGGCGAGATAGACCATGA